The following proteins come from a genomic window of Sander vitreus isolate 19-12246 chromosome 14, sanVit1, whole genome shotgun sequence:
- the cart4 gene encoding cocaine- and amphetamine-regulated transcript 4: protein MESVRAAVYLSVCLSVLTSLCQGQRSADNPLPAAPDEPVLRLVSHPSAEALQGFLDEADSSAGLSVEKKASVIPRCDVGERCAMKHGPRIGRLCDCLRGAACNTFFLRCY, encoded by the exons ATGGAGAGCGTGCGCGCCGCCGTCtacctgtccgtctgtctgtccgtgcTGACGTCACTCTGTCAGGGCCAGAGGTCGGCCGACAACCCGCTGCCGGCCGCACCAGACGAGCCCGTCCTCCGGCTGGTGAGTCATCCGTCT GCTGAAGCTCTGCAGGGTTTCCTGGATGAAGCCGACAGCAGCGCCGGTCTCTCCGTGGAGAAGAAAGCCAGCGTCATCCCCCGG tgtgaTGTGGGCGAGCGCTGTGCGATGAAACACGGACCACGTATTGGCCGACTGTGCGACTGTCTGCGAGGAGCGGCCTGCAACACTTTCTTCCTGCGCTGCTactga